A single region of the Triticum dicoccoides isolate Atlit2015 ecotype Zavitan chromosome 2B, WEW_v2.0, whole genome shotgun sequence genome encodes:
- the LOC119365203 gene encoding uncharacterized protein LOC119365203 gives MFVKKLVEKASKKQHSGGIGGLRAEDVSPRLAFHYGVPADAALLAYDPLLHVLAVATRNGQIKLFGRDNTQALLQSPSPIPSKFLQFADGQGILLNVNTQNQIEVWDIDTKRLCYLHPFEKQITAFTVLQKSFYIYAGDSFGNVSLFKLDLGQRCLVDLPYCIPFAESYGSTANGGNGVEVAFVSPQPLAESNRLLIIFRDGVMTLWDIKASRVVFVSGRTTQQQLHQEEKNVISSCWACSKGSKVAIGYDSGDIYLWAIPDIFSAENSSSLSNQNLPLQRLNLGYKLDKVPIISLRWVPSDGKSGRLYINGFSEHAYLYQVLILNEESESRIVKMVLPLTEACQGMEFVTGLSDPNKQRQTVLVLLLKSGQICLYDDSEIERYLLQSQSRSPPTLPSHSFVKQPYGDSGINVAKFYTSDRTATANEDYFSTLASKYPWLLSLKDKGQISASLSNIHKTRNLYITGHMDGTISFWDASCPLLLQIFMIKQQHEDNTSSRARITSLQFDTSSSILISGDQGGTVRVITFKKDSSDNILSILQGKQGDNYDARSIKLKGAVTSTSMISNSKHFAVGTEKGIVSVIKVDDATILYQKQLECRVSGGIASLQFELYSHNGYDKDLLMVGMEDSSICILEEETGKLLNANPVQTNRPTRALLLQTLELSPNEAPGSDNHDTALKESLLLLCTEDAIRLFSLSHAIQGMKKITNKKKLNGSCCFASVIHGASSEIGIVLVFSNGKVETRSLPDLSLLKEASLRGFVHSKNLNSSSSITCSSDGEIILIKGEETCFFSTLCQDDIYRHVDNINMVYRKDRPLREESSYVVKSPKEKKKGLFGMIMKDTKGSKTNESDTNGNGQFIATTSEELASIFSSANFTPPSARRSSSLKDDENIELDIDDIDIEDNTHKQKGPHFAGLSKQKFSKGLQALRGKLKPRTEEKVNTENKKPEDEPSVRQVDQIKMKYGYATSDDSTSVPKMIGNKLQENIKKLEGINLQSADMAHGAQSFSSMAKELLRTTKNEKSSS, from the exons CAACACAGCGGCGGCATCGGCGGGCTGCGGGCCGAGGACGTGAGCCCGCGGCTGGCCTTCCACTACGGCGTCCCCGCCGACGCCGCCCTCCTCGCCTACGACCCGCTCCTCCACGTCCTCGCCGTCGCCACCAG GAATGGGCAGATCAAGCTGTTCGGCCGCGACAACACGCAGGCGCTGCTCCAGTCCCCCTCCCCTATCCCCTCCAAGTTCTTGCAG TTCGCCGATGGCCAAGGGATTCTCCTGAACGTCAACACTCAGAACCAGATCGAG GTCTGGGACATCGACACCAAGAGGCTGTGTTATCTGCATCCCTTTGAGAAGCAAATAACCGCGTTTACAGTACTGCAGAAGAGTTTCTACAT ATATGCAGGAGATAGTTTTGGAAATGTGTCCTTGTTCAAGCTTGACTTGGGCCAGCGGTGTCTAGTTGACCTGCCGTATTGCATTCCTTTTGCTGAGTCCTATG GTTCCACGGCAAATGGTGGTAATGGGGTAGAAGTCGCATTTGTATCGCCGCAGCCTTTGGCTGAATCTAACAG GTTGCTCATTATATTCAGAGATGGTGTCATGACCTTATGGGATATTAAGGCAAGCAGAGTGGTATTCGTATCCGGTAGAACTACGCAACAACAATTGCACCAGGAGGAGAAAAATGTGATATCGTCATGCTGGGCTTGTTCCAAGGGAAGCAAAGTTGCTATTGGATATGACAGTGGTGATATCTACCTTTGGGCTATTCCTGATATTTTCAGTGCAGAAAATTCTTCATCTTTGAGTAATCAGAATCTACCACTTCAGAGGCTTAACCTTGGATACAAGCTAGACAAGGTGCCAATAATCTCTTTGAGATGGGTTCCTAGTGATGGAAAGTCTGGACGTTTGTATATTAATGGATTCAGCGAACATGCATACCTATATCAG GTCCTGATTCTGAATGAAGAGAGTGAATCTCGAATAGTAAAGATGGTATTGCCCCTCACAGAAGCTTGTCAAGGAATGGAGTTTGTTACAGGCCTTAGCGACCCAAATAAGCAAAGACAGACTGTTCTTGTTCTCTTGTTGAAATCTGGTCAAATCTGTTTATACGATGATTCAGAAATTGAGCGCTACCTTCTTCAATCTCAGTCTAGATCACCACCAACACTTCCAAGCCACTCATTTGTGAAACAACCGTATGGTGATTCGGGCATCAACGTTGCAAAGTTCTACACAAGTGACCGTACAGCAACAGCTAATGAG GATTATTTTTCAACATTGGCCTCCAAATATCCATGGCTGCTTTCACTGAAGGATAAAGGTCAGATATCCGCAAGTCTTAGCAACATCCATAAAACCAGGAATCTTTATATAACTGGGCATATGGATGGAACCATAAGCTTTTGGGATGCATCATGTCCTCTTCTGCTGCAGATTTTTATGATAAAGCAGCAG CATGAAGATAATACATCAAGTCGAGCCCGTATTACTTCATTGCAGTTTGATACGTCCTCCAGTATTCTTATATCTGGGGATCAGGGTGGAACA GTCCGCGTAATCACATTCAAAAAGGACTCTAGCGACAATATATTATCCATTTTACAAG GAAAGCAAGGGGATAACTACGATGCAAGAAGTATAAAGCTCAAGGGAGCTGTAACCTCAACCTCTATGATCTCTAACTCGAAGCATTTTGCTGTTGGGACAGAAAAAGGAATT GTATCAGTTATCAAAGTAGATGATGCTACTATATTGTATCAAAAACAGCTTGAGTGTCGTGTCTCTGGTGGAATTGCCTCCTTGCAATTTGAACTCTACAGCCACAATGGGTACGATAAGGATCTTCTGATGGTAGGAATGGAAGATTCTTCTATTTGTATTCTCGAGGAAGAAACTGGAAAACTTTTGAATGCCAACCCAGTTCAGACAAACAGACCCACAAGAGCCCTTCTGCTGCAGACATTGG AGTTATCTCCAAACGAAGCACCAGGATCTGATAACCATGATACAGCATTGAAGGAATCTTTGCTGTTGCTTTGCACAGAAGATGCAATCCGCTTATTTTCCTTGAGCCATGCGATTCAG GGAATGAAGAAGATAACTAATAAGAAAAAGTTAAATGGTAGCTGTTGTTTTGCATCTGTTATCCATGGTGCTTCTTCTGAAATTGGAATTGTACTAGTCTTCTCCAACGGAAAAGTAGAAACAAG GTCCCTCCCAGATTTATCCTTGTTGAAGGAAGCCTCTTTACGAGGTTTTGTACATTCAAAAAACTTGAATTCCTCTAGTTCCATAACATGTTCATCTGATGGAGAAATCATCTTG ATTAAGGGAGAGGAGACATGTTTTTTTTCTACTCTCTGTCAAGATGACATCTACAG GCATGTAGACAATATTAATATGGTATACAGAAAAGACCGCCCTCTCAGGGAAGAATCTTCCTATGTGGTTAAGtctcccaaagaaaagaaaaag GGCTTATTTGGGATGATTATGAAAGACACTAAAGGGAGCAAGACAAACGAGAGTGATACAAATGGCAATGGACAATTCATCGCAACAACATCTGAAGAACTGGCCTCAATATTTTCATCAGCGAACTTCACTCCACCATCTGCAAGGAGGAGCAGTTCACTGAAAGATGATGAAAATATTGAGTTAGACATAG ATGATATCGACATTGAAGACAACACACATAAGCAGAAAGGACCGCACTTCGCAGGTCTAAGCAAACAGAAATTCAGCAAGGGACTCCAGGCTCTTAGAG GAAAACTGAAGCCCAGAACAGAAGAAAAGGTGAATACAGAAAATAAGAAGCCTGAAGATGAACCATCAGTTAGACAAGTTGACCAGATAAAGATGAAGTATGGATATGCAACAAGTGAT GACTCAACCAGTGTTCCAAAAATGATTGGAAACAAGCTGCAAGAGAACATAAAAAAATTGGAG GGCATTAATCTTCAGTCCGCAGACATGGCTCATGGTGCTCAATCCTTCTCGTCAATGGCGAAAGAGCTGCTCCGAACCACGAAAAACGAGAAGAGCTCATCATAG
- the LOC119365204 gene encoding DNA-binding protein MNB1B-like gives MRSKANGDTAFKASGKNKTATGGVAKPKRAPTPFFAFLAEFRPQYMEKHPEAKGVAAVTKAAGEKWRSMSDEEKAKYGGKKADAPASKAVNKKESTSSKKTKTNADEEGSDVEDDEEDEE, from the exons ATGAGGTCCAAGGCCAACGGAGACACCGC GTTCAAGGCCTCCGGCAAGAACAAGACGGCCACCGGCGGCGTCGCCAAGCCGAAGCGCGCCCCCACCCCCTTCTTCGCCTTCCT GGCTGAGTTCAGGCCACAGTACATGGAGAAGCACCCCGAGGCAAAGGGCGTCGCGGCC GTCACCAAGGCGGCTGGGGAGAAGTGGCGCAGCATGTCGGATGAG GAGAAGGCAAAGTATGGCGGCAAGAAGGCAGATGCCCCAGCAAGCAAGGCGGTGAACAAGAAG GAGAGCACCAGCTCCAAGAAGACCAAGACTAACGCTGACGAAGAAGGTTCTGACGTTGAGGATGATGAG GAGGATGAGGAGTAA